The genomic DNA CTGGTGGGGGTGTTGCACGGCCTGGCCGGCAGTGCGGCGCTCATGCTGCTGATCGTGGCCACGATCCCGTCACCGGTGGCCGCGCTCTTCTACGTCCTCGTCTTCGGGATCGGCTCGACGGGCGGGATGCTGGCGCTCAGCGGGCTCATCGGGCTCCCGTTCGTCGCCACAGCCGGCCGTTCGCGGATGGCCCATGTGGCTATCCAGGCGGTGGCCGGCGGCGTCAGCATGATCATCGGCGTGATCGCCCTGTGGAGCCTCAGGGGGACGTAGCGACGGCGAGCGGGAAGCCTACAGGAGCTTCTCCATGACGACGGTGTCCACCCATCGTCCGTCCAGCATCCCCTGCTCTTTGTAGACGCCGACGGTCCGGAACCCGAACTTCTCGTAGAGCGCCATGCCGCCCGCGTTGGTGGGGAACGCCGACAGCACCAGCTTGTGGAAGCCGTGCTCGCGGCCCAGCTCGATCAGGCGGCACAGGAGCGCGCTGCCCACGCCCTTGCCGCGATACGAGCGCTCCACGTACACGGAGAAGTCGGCGACGAACCGGTAAGCCTCGCGCGAGTTGAAGGCGTTGAGGCTCCCCCAGCCGACGACCTCGTCGCGCTCGTTTTCGACGACGATCACCGGATGGCGGGGACTACGGTTGGCGAGCCACTGGCGGCGCTCCTCCGGCGTGCGCGATCCCGTTTCCAGGGTGGCCACCCGGTCCTCGATGCCCTGGTTGTAGATGCGGCCGATCGCCTCGGCGTCCGCCGCGGTGGCCAGCCGGACCCGGTACGGCGTCACGGCAGCTCCCGCGCGTCCAGCCGGTCCTCCTTCTGCAGCCGTGCGAACTCCTCCAGCGTCCACCCCACGCTCACCTCGAGCGCCGTGGGCGGCGCCGGCCCCAGGTCGCGCTGGTAGCGCGCGTCGTCGAGCGCGTCGGGGAAGGGGATCGGCTGCTCGACGTGGGTGATCGAGCCCTTCGCCCGGGGCCACGCCTCGGTGATCAGCCGGACCACGTCGGCGACGGCGGCCGACGAGCCGTGCAGGTTGTAGACGCGCGCGCCGGCGAGGTCCGAGCGCGATGCGGCGATGAAGGCCCGCGCCACGTCCTCGGTGTAGACGAGATCCGTGCGGCCGCCCCAGCGGATCTGAAACGGCCGGCCCAGCACGGCCGCCTTCATGGCCAGCGTGGGGTCGGCGGTCAGCC from Candidatus Methylomirabilota bacterium includes the following:
- a CDS encoding arsinothricin resistance N-acetyltransferase ArsN1 family A; its protein translation is MTPYRVRLATAADAEAIGRIYNQGIEDRVATLETGSRTPEERRQWLANRSPRHPVIVVENERDEVVGWGSLNAFNSREAYRFVADFSVYVERSYRGKGVGSALLCRLIELGREHGFHKLVLSAFPTNAGGMALYEKFGFRTVGVYKEQGMLDGRWVDTVVMEKLL